The following proteins are encoded in a genomic region of Methanobrevibacter arboriphilus JCM 13429 = DSM 1125:
- a CDS encoding V-type ATP synthase subunit I codes for MFQTERMRKLKVITLSEYSPVTVKKLHEEGIVQINDISERIQQNPEWGQLLKPSKAAPLTSKISSLLMKATGISELFGDVLTPNLGIKDMISSYINPVIPTKVEVEEIDIDSLIVKAESILGEVESQTSVIEDKIAALDTEASELNSKKDLAEKLKNFDMDLSLLEDSKYTSNIVGRINVESAQEFKKDIKNISDDILILEENDNDKNQIIFIIKFLNSYKNDAYSLLRRFEFEKFEINGLEGSPNELINSADSRLKSIENEKSQLSSELKELADKWDDEIFIIKEQLEIEKDRNEIFATFGETESTTMLEAWVPLKKLDETLALIDSSTDGHSVVEVEEPTIDDDDEVPVLKDNPAYAKPYEFLVDMYAPLKYNAIDPTILVALSFPFFFGFCLTDGFYGIIDALIGYIIFRGLGKRSETMKSFGLILIACGIWTLVLALISNGFVGDFYGRIFPLLLPDFFAAGAALPTTIGWFDAFGHPDHILMMAILTGIIYLNIGFIIGAINNYRYGNKKEALTAQIVWFVLEAGIVFLALGFIIPSIGMIGFAIGGALLVASLGLLLYGGGAYGIMDIFGYMGDIISFSRLLALCLSTGGIAMTVNILTVMCGEMIPFIGIVLAVIVFIFGHIVNLLFQSLGAFISGLRLNYVEFFSQFYMTGKNKFQAFGVNRVYTKLKSDN; via the coding sequence ATGTTCCAAACAGAAAGGATGCGTAAACTCAAAGTTATAACATTGAGTGAATATTCTCCAGTAACTGTTAAAAAGTTACATGAAGAGGGTATTGTTCAAATCAATGATATATCAGAACGTATTCAACAAAATCCTGAATGGGGACAGCTATTAAAGCCTTCAAAGGCGGCTCCACTCACTAGTAAGATTTCTTCGCTTCTAATGAAAGCTACTGGAATTTCAGAGTTATTTGGAGATGTATTAACTCCCAACTTGGGTATTAAGGACATGATTAGTTCTTATATAAATCCTGTTATTCCTACTAAGGTAGAAGTTGAAGAAATTGATATTGATAGCTTAATTGTTAAAGCAGAATCAATTTTAGGTGAAGTAGAGTCTCAAACAAGTGTTATAGAAGATAAAATTGCTGCTCTTGATACAGAAGCTAGTGAACTTAATTCAAAAAAAGATTTAGCCGAAAAATTAAAAAATTTTGACATGGATTTATCTCTTTTAGAGGATTCTAAGTACACTTCTAATATTGTAGGAAGGATAAATGTTGAATCTGCTCAAGAATTCAAAAAAGACATTAAAAATATTAGTGATGATATTTTAATATTAGAAGAAAATGACAACGATAAAAATCAAATTATCTTTATTATTAAATTTTTAAATAGTTATAAAAATGATGCTTATTCTTTATTAAGAAGATTTGAGTTTGAAAAATTCGAAATTAATGGATTAGAAGGAAGTCCTAATGAACTAATAAATTCAGCCGATTCAAGACTCAAATCTATAGAAAATGAAAAATCTCAATTATCTAGCGAATTGAAAGAATTAGCTGATAAATGGGATGATGAAATATTTATCATCAAAGAACAGTTAGAAATCGAAAAAGATAGAAATGAGATTTTTGCTACATTTGGTGAAACTGAAAGTACAACCATGCTTGAAGCATGGGTTCCTTTAAAAAAATTAGATGAAACTTTAGCTTTAATTGATTCATCTACTGATGGACATTCTGTTGTTGAGGTCGAAGAACCTACAATAGATGATGATGATGAAGTTCCTGTTCTTAAAGATAACCCTGCATATGCTAAACCATACGAGTTTCTTGTAGATATGTATGCTCCATTAAAATATAATGCGATTGATCCTACTATTCTTGTAGCTTTATCTTTCCCATTTTTCTTTGGTTTTTGTTTAACTGATGGTTTTTATGGGATAATCGATGCTCTTATTGGATATATAATCTTTAGAGGTTTAGGTAAGAGAAGCGAAACTATGAAAAGTTTTGGTTTAATTTTAATTGCTTGTGGTATATGGACGCTTGTTCTGGCACTTATAAGTAATGGTTTTGTTGGAGATTTCTATGGTAGGATTTTCCCACTGCTTTTACCTGACTTTTTTGCTGCAGGAGCTGCTTTACCAACTACAATTGGTTGGTTTGATGCATTTGGACATCCAGATCATATATTGATGATGGCTATATTAACTGGTATTATATATTTGAATATTGGTTTTATAATAGGTGCAATCAACAATTATAGGTATGGAAATAAAAAAGAAGCATTAACTGCTCAAATCGTTTGGTTTGTTTTAGAAGCAGGAATTGTATTTTTAGCATTAGGCTTCATAATACCATCTATTGGAATGATAGGATTTGCCATTGGTGGAGCATTACTTGTTGCAAGTTTAGGTCTTTTACTATATGGTGGAGGAGCTTATGGAATAATGGATATATTTGGATATATGGGAGATATAATTTCCTTTTCACGTTTACTAGCACTTTGTCTTTCTACAGGGGGAATTGCTATGACCGTAAATATATTAACAGTAATGTGTGGTGAAATGATTCCATTTATAGGAATTGTTCTTGCAGTAATTGTTTTTATTTTTGGTCAC
- the ahaH gene encoding ATP synthase archaeal subunit H gives MTAISEAIKTIKEAENNADELVNDSKAKSVEMIENAKLESDNIIKDAKESAKDQAKDIIFKIEENARKEARLIIDKTEKNVNIFENESRSNIDEAASIIVKNIL, from the coding sequence ATGACAGCGATATCGGAAGCTATTAAAACGATTAAGGAAGCCGAAAATAATGCTGATGAATTAGTTAATGATTCTAAAGCGAAATCAGTTGAAATGATTGAAAACGCAAAATTAGAATCTGATAATATCATTAAAGATGCTAAAGAATCAGCTAAAGATCAGGCTAAAGATATTATTTTTAAAATAGAAGAAAATGCAAGAAAAGAAGCAAGATTAATAATCGATAAGACTGAAAAAAATGTCAATATTTTTGAAAATGAATCTCGGTCTAATATTGACGAAGCTGCTTCAATTATTGTCAAAAATATACTATAA